The Halogranum gelatinilyticum genome includes a window with the following:
- a CDS encoding L-aspartate oxidase — MTDEKPDVLVVGSGIAGCAAALGAAREGADVLVATKATKPEDATSDWAQGGIAVTRDDPASFAADIRAASDGEADPESVDTLVANAREAVDDVLLDTLGVEFDGDGDGYDFGREAAHSARRILHVDASTGRHVLRPFLAHLQAHDRVTVLEDTAALDLITHEGRVHGAYLDRGDGIDGEAAVESVFAGATVLATGGIGACYGRSTNPEGATGDGVAMAALAGAETADMQYVQFHPTAYVGSDGESDEPFLVSEAVRGEGGVLVNADGERFMPGVHPDAELAPRDVVARAVARERERTGEVRLDVSKLDFAAEFPDLAALCADRGVDPAEGIPVAPSEHFLCGGVAVDGRGRTSLDRLFAAGECARTGVHGANRLASTSLLEGLVWGLRAGEAATGHEVERVEAPLPRDSDPALPPSFAETKFRRLQTLMDEYVGLERDSADLQRATAALMRLKGEVDAYTRTRTSRGLYELRNACVTALLVARAASESPSAGCHRLVDGEGDTQEEPRARP, encoded by the coding sequence ATGACGGACGAGAAGCCTGACGTCCTCGTCGTCGGCAGCGGGATCGCCGGCTGTGCGGCCGCGCTCGGTGCGGCCCGCGAGGGCGCAGATGTCCTCGTCGCGACGAAAGCCACGAAGCCAGAGGACGCCACCTCGGACTGGGCGCAGGGCGGTATCGCCGTCACGCGCGACGACCCGGCGTCGTTCGCCGCGGATATCCGCGCCGCCAGCGACGGCGAGGCCGACCCCGAATCGGTCGATACGCTCGTCGCGAATGCGCGCGAGGCCGTCGACGACGTGCTGCTCGACACGCTGGGCGTCGAGTTCGACGGCGACGGCGACGGCTACGACTTCGGCCGGGAGGCGGCCCACTCGGCCCGCCGTATCCTCCACGTCGACGCCAGCACCGGCCGACACGTTCTCCGGCCGTTCCTCGCACACTTGCAGGCCCACGACCGTGTGACGGTTCTCGAAGACACGGCCGCCCTGGACCTAATCACCCACGAGGGCCGGGTTCACGGCGCGTATCTGGACCGCGGTGATGGAATCGACGGGGAGGCGGCCGTCGAGTCGGTCTTCGCCGGGGCGACCGTGCTCGCGACGGGCGGTATCGGTGCCTGTTACGGCCGGTCGACCAACCCCGAGGGCGCGACGGGCGATGGGGTCGCGATGGCCGCCCTCGCCGGAGCGGAGACGGCCGATATGCAGTACGTGCAGTTCCATCCGACCGCTTACGTCGGTAGCGACGGCGAGAGCGACGAGCCGTTCCTCGTCAGCGAGGCCGTCCGTGGCGAGGGTGGGGTTCTCGTCAACGCCGACGGCGAGCGGTTCATGCCCGGGGTCCATCCGGACGCCGAGTTGGCTCCGCGCGACGTCGTCGCCCGCGCCGTCGCCCGCGAACGCGAGCGGACCGGCGAGGTGCGACTCGACGTCTCGAAGCTCGACTTCGCCGCGGAGTTTCCGGACCTCGCGGCACTCTGTGCGGACCGCGGCGTCGACCCGGCCGAGGGCATCCCGGTTGCCCCGAGCGAACACTTCCTCTGTGGCGGCGTCGCCGTCGACGGCCGCGGCCGGACGAGCCTCGACCGCCTCTTTGCGGCTGGCGAGTGTGCCCGGACGGGCGTCCACGGAGCGAACCGCCTCGCCTCGACGAGCCTGCTCGAAGGGCTCGTCTGGGGGCTTCGGGCGGGCGAGGCGGCCACTGGCCACGAGGTCGAGCGAGTCGAGGCACCGCTGCCCCGAGACAGCGACCCGGCACTGCCCCCGTCCTTCGCGGAGACGAAGTTCCGACGGCTGCAGACGCTCATGGACGAGTACGTCGGGCTCGAGCGCGACTCGGCGGACTTACAGCGGGCGACCGCCGCGCTCATGCGACTGAAGGGCGAGGTCGACGCCTACACCCGGACACGCACGTCGCGCGGGCTGTACGAGCTTCGGAACGCCTGCGTCACGGCGTTGCTCGTCGCGCGGGCGGCCAGCGAGTCGCCGTCGGCGGGCTGTCACCGGCTCGTCGACGGCGAGGGAGACACACAGGAGGAGCCACGTGCGCGTCCCTGA
- the pyrF gene encoding orotidine-5'-phosphate decarboxylase: protein MSEQFFDRLEDRIERADSVVSVGLDTDPKRIPEQLQDKDLPQWAFNRRIIDATHEHAACYKPNAAFYEGADGWRSLRETVAYAHGKDVPVLLDAKRADIGNTTRQYANLLDHVDAITVNPYMGRDSLQPFLDRADKGVFVLCRTSNPGGADLQDLELASGETVYERVAALADLWNEHGNVGLVVGATAPEELESIREQVPDLPFLVPGVGAQGGDAEAAVEHGLADGVGLVNSSRGIIFASEGENFDKAAGNAARRLKRRLNEFR from the coding sequence ATGAGCGAGCAGTTCTTCGACCGACTCGAAGATCGCATCGAACGTGCCGACAGCGTCGTCTCGGTCGGTCTCGACACCGACCCGAAACGGATTCCCGAGCAGCTGCAGGACAAGGACCTACCACAGTGGGCGTTCAACCGCCGCATCATCGACGCGACCCACGAACACGCCGCCTGCTACAAGCCGAACGCGGCGTTCTACGAGGGTGCCGACGGCTGGCGGTCGCTGCGCGAGACGGTCGCCTACGCCCACGGTAAGGACGTCCCCGTGCTCTTGGACGCCAAACGCGCTGACATCGGCAACACGACCCGGCAGTACGCCAACCTGCTCGACCACGTCGACGCCATCACGGTCAACCCCTACATGGGTCGGGACTCGCTGCAGCCGTTCCTCGACCGCGCCGACAAAGGCGTCTTCGTCCTCTGTCGCACCTCGAACCCCGGCGGCGCGGACCTCCAGGACCTCGAACTCGCTTCGGGCGAGACCGTCTACGAGCGGGTCGCCGCGCTCGCGGACCTCTGGAACGAACACGGCAACGTCGGGCTCGTCGTCGGCGCGACGGCACCCGAGGAACTCGAATCCATCCGCGAGCAGGTCCCGGACCTGCCGTTCCTCGTGCCCGGCGTCGGCGCGCAGGGCGGCGACGCCGAGGCGGCCGTCGAACACGGCCTCGCCGACGGGGTCGGTCTCGTCAACTCCTCGCGCGGCATCATCTTCGCGAGCGAGGGCGAGAACTTCGACAAGGCCGCGGGCAACGCGGCTCGGCGGCTGAAGCGGCGGCTCAACGAGTTCCGGTAG
- a CDS encoding P-loop NTPase, which produces MAETVAGGRAVAIAGVKGGVGKTTLSLNLAAALVSTSRSVVVVEASIAAPDVADGLHLDVANRPTLDDVFAGEATAFDAIATTAHGYGVLPISDPRAAAVSDVDRLPRIVEVLQRQYDLVLLDTPPAMGYGASQAFDAADETLLVTTPRLSAVHTARRTETTTRQYGSRPSGIVVNRTGPGNHPKPQRIANYVGVKLLGAVPDDDAVAEATDAGEPVITHTPESRAATALRDVGKSLAVSRSR; this is translated from the coding sequence GTGGCTGAGACCGTGGCCGGTGGCCGCGCGGTCGCCATCGCAGGCGTCAAAGGCGGCGTCGGCAAGACGACGCTCAGTCTCAACCTGGCCGCGGCACTCGTCTCCACGTCGCGCTCCGTCGTCGTCGTCGAGGCGAGTATCGCCGCCCCGGACGTCGCCGACGGTCTCCATCTCGACGTCGCGAACCGGCCGACGCTCGACGACGTCTTCGCCGGGGAGGCGACCGCGTTCGACGCCATCGCGACCACCGCCCACGGCTACGGCGTCCTCCCCATCTCCGACCCACGAGCCGCCGCCGTCAGCGACGTCGACCGGCTCCCGCGGATCGTCGAAGTGCTCCAGCGGCAGTACGACCTCGTGCTCCTCGACACGCCGCCAGCGATGGGATATGGCGCGTCTCAGGCGTTCGACGCCGCCGACGAGACGCTGCTCGTGACGACGCCCCGGCTCTCAGCGGTCCACACCGCTCGCCGGACGGAGACGACGACGCGGCAGTACGGCAGCCGTCCGTCCGGTATCGTGGTCAACCGGACCGGTCCGGGGAACCATCCGAAGCCACAACGCATCGCCAACTACGTCGGCGTCAAACTTCTCGGGGCGGTCCCTGACGACGACGCCGTCGCCGAAGCGACCGACGCGGGCGAGCCTGTCATCACCCACACGCCCGAGAGCCGCGCCGCGACGGCACTCAGAGACGTCGGGAAGTCGCTCGCAGTCTCGCGGTCGCGGTAA
- a CDS encoding J domain-containing protein produces MDRDQLVMALASVFAGLTVLVAVLGFVFQPFLLIVALPFGATAYFMWFQASGRLDDRTRRRVGQGRDREPRGGFGAGARRENVRDNYRRATNGARGARGARGARAGGTRGAPSARQGPSRAEAYRALGLDSDASDEDVKRAYRSKVKEVHPDTEDGSEEAFKRVNRAYETLTD; encoded by the coding sequence GTGGACCGCGACCAGCTCGTGATGGCGCTCGCCTCGGTGTTCGCAGGGCTGACCGTCCTCGTGGCGGTGCTCGGCTTCGTCTTCCAGCCGTTCCTCCTCATCGTGGCCCTGCCGTTCGGAGCGACCGCCTACTTCATGTGGTTCCAGGCCAGCGGCCGCCTCGACGACCGGACCCGCCGCCGCGTCGGCCAAGGCCGCGACCGGGAGCCACGGGGCGGCTTCGGGGCCGGTGCCCGTCGGGAGAACGTCCGCGACAACTACCGCCGGGCGACAAACGGTGCTCGGGGTGCGCGAGGTGCGCGGGGCGCGCGCGCTGGCGGGACCCGCGGCGCGCCGAGTGCCCGACAGGGACCGTCGCGTGCGGAGGCCTACCGGGCACTCGGTCTCGACAGCGACGCCAGCGACGAGGACGTGAAGCGTGCCTACCGCTCGAAGGTGAAGGAAGTCCATCCCGACACCGAAGACGGCAGCGAGGAGGCGTTCAAACGGGTCAACCGAGCCTACGAGACCCTGACTGACTAA
- a CDS encoding PAS domain-containing sensor histidine kinase, with amino-acid sequence MSILETANRSVLVVGESTEPAVSALTDALDGIEVEEAADVTTACSIETVDCVVVAPGETPVSTVVEAVREVDTDVPIVVFRPTTAVTPGAALDAGATDVVPADVADATRLLVARVEAAVENRRREREHVETTNLLDALFERIPLHLYVKDTEGRHLRVSSAYTDDPEQFVGKTDVELYDNANSGNAHADDMRVITENEPILHKREPLIHDDEGRFDATGLRDHYSDDPFGDETLLDSDLLDDADTLEDGHEGWVLTSKVPWYDADGTVAGLIGVTVDVSQQEAYRRLLERQNERLSEFASVVTHDLRNPLNTAQGYLELARETGDDEYFDRVADAHKRMEELIADVLTLARTGTDVADCTDVDLASVVADAWEICCEPGATLDVASPLGTARADESRLRELLENLFRNSVEHGSTSSRPQAEDSVERGSTRTRAWPDDSTKHGTATADNEPETDVRITVGLLDDDAGFYVEDDGPGIPEGEHSRVFEPGVTSRKEGTGFGLPIVRRIAEAHGWAVDVTDAEHAETGARFEFRYDAAPDTVTPRPE; translated from the coding sequence GTGTCTATACTCGAGACGGCCAACAGGAGCGTGCTCGTAGTCGGTGAGTCGACGGAGCCGGCCGTCTCGGCACTCACAGACGCGCTTGACGGGATCGAAGTCGAGGAAGCGGCCGACGTCACAACGGCGTGCTCGATAGAGACGGTTGACTGCGTCGTCGTCGCGCCGGGGGAGACTCCCGTCTCGACGGTCGTCGAGGCGGTTCGCGAGGTCGACACCGACGTGCCCATCGTCGTCTTTCGGCCGACGACGGCCGTGACACCCGGTGCGGCACTCGACGCCGGAGCGACGGACGTCGTCCCTGCCGACGTGGCCGACGCGACGCGGCTGCTCGTCGCCCGCGTCGAGGCAGCCGTCGAGAACCGTCGGCGCGAGCGCGAACACGTGGAGACGACGAACCTGCTCGACGCGCTCTTCGAACGGATTCCCCTCCATCTGTACGTCAAGGACACCGAAGGCAGACATCTCCGCGTCAGCAGCGCGTACACGGACGACCCCGAGCAGTTCGTCGGCAAGACCGACGTCGAACTGTACGACAACGCGAACAGCGGGAACGCCCACGCGGACGATATGCGGGTCATCACCGAAAACGAGCCCATCCTCCACAAACGCGAACCGCTCATCCACGACGACGAGGGGCGGTTCGACGCCACCGGACTCCGAGACCACTACAGCGACGACCCCTTTGGCGACGAGACGTTGCTCGACAGCGACTTGCTTGACGACGCCGACACCCTAGAAGACGGCCACGAGGGGTGGGTTCTCACCTCGAAGGTGCCGTGGTACGACGCCGACGGTACCGTCGCCGGACTCATCGGCGTGACGGTCGACGTGAGCCAGCAGGAGGCCTACCGGCGGCTGCTCGAACGACAGAACGAGCGGCTGAGCGAGTTCGCGAGCGTCGTCACCCACGACCTGCGGAACCCGCTCAACACCGCACAGGGCTATCTCGAACTCGCCCGCGAGACGGGCGACGACGAGTATTTCGACCGTGTCGCTGACGCCCACAAGCGGATGGAAGAGCTCATCGCCGACGTCCTCACGCTGGCGCGGACGGGCACCGACGTCGCCGACTGCACCGACGTCGACCTGGCGTCCGTCGTCGCCGACGCCTGGGAGATCTGTTGCGAGCCGGGCGCGACGCTCGACGTCGCTAGCCCGCTCGGGACGGCCCGAGCCGACGAGAGCCGCCTCCGCGAACTGCTCGAGAACCTGTTTCGGAATTCGGTCGAGCACGGCTCCACGAGCAGTCGGCCACAGGCCGAGGATAGCGTGGAACGCGGTTCCACGCGTACCCGGGCATGGCCCGACGACAGCACGAAACACGGGACGGCAACGGCCGACAACGAACCGGAGACGGACGTCCGTATCACGGTCGGCCTGCTGGACGACGACGCCGGGTTCTACGTTGAGGACGACGGGCCGGGCATCCCCGAAGGCGAGCACAGCCGCGTGTTCGAGCCGGGAGTGACGAGTCGCAAGGAGGGGACCGGTTTCGGCCTGCCCATCGTACGCCGCATCGCCGAAGCCCACGGCTGGGCCGTCGACGTGACCGACGCCGAACACGCCGAGACGGGTGCGCGGTTCGAGTTCCGGTACGACGCGGCTCCGGACACGGTGACGCCACGTCCCGAGTGA
- a CDS encoding winged helix-turn-helix domain-containing protein: MSQPAESEPPSPPSGRSNLAPAEAFALLGNDTRIEILQGLLDAGGDDTPVAFSDLYARVDIDDSAHFNYHLKKLTDHFVRKTDEGYLFQYPGRKVVRAVFAGTFTDHAELDPFAAPGDCYDCGGDLQAWYADEYLTIECVDCGRTHLSYSFPPGGLEDRTPEELLDAFHHHVRHHYCLAADGVCPECMGKMSTTLSHDDDLPGLDVRVDHVCQRCQTHLYSAVGVNLLDNADVLTFHADRGVDLSTRPFWTFDWCVSDQRTTVLSEDPLEVRLDIPCDGDVLSVTLDETLSVLDVDRS, translated from the coding sequence ATGAGCCAACCAGCCGAGAGCGAGCCGCCGAGTCCCCCCTCCGGCCGCTCGAACCTCGCGCCCGCCGAGGCCTTCGCCCTCCTCGGCAACGACACGCGCATCGAGATCCTCCAGGGTCTGCTCGACGCCGGTGGCGACGACACGCCCGTCGCCTTCTCGGATCTCTACGCCCGCGTCGACATCGACGACAGCGCGCACTTCAACTACCATCTGAAGAAACTGACCGACCACTTCGTCCGCAAGACCGACGAGGGCTATCTCTTCCAGTATCCCGGCCGGAAGGTCGTCCGCGCGGTCTTCGCCGGGACGTTCACCGACCACGCCGAACTCGACCCCTTCGCAGCACCGGGGGACTGCTACGACTGCGGCGGCGACCTGCAGGCGTGGTACGCCGACGAGTATCTGACCATCGAATGCGTCGACTGCGGCCGGACCCATCTGAGCTACTCGTTCCCGCCGGGCGGACTGGAGGACCGCACGCCCGAGGAACTGCTCGACGCCTTCCACCACCACGTCCGACACCACTACTGTCTCGCCGCCGACGGCGTCTGCCCCGAATGTATGGGCAAGATGTCGACGACGCTGTCGCACGACGACGACCTGCCCGGTCTCGACGTCCGCGTCGACCACGTCTGTCAACGGTGTCAGACCCACCTCTACTCTGCCGTGGGGGTCAATCTGCTGGACAACGCCGACGTGCTGACCTTCCACGCCGACCGTGGCGTCGACCTCAGCACTCGCCCCTTCTGGACGTTCGACTGGTGCGTCAGCGACCAGCGGACGACGGTCCTCTCGGAAGACCCTCTGGAGGTCCGCCTCGACATCCCCTGCGACGGTGACGTCCTCAGCGTGACGCTCGACGAGACGCTGAGTGTGCTTGACGTCGACCGTTCCTGA
- the nadA gene encoding quinolinate synthase NadA produces the protein MPKLETVDLDTDLSLFKYGNLAQLPEAYRDLTETERTERLAAARDELGEDVVVLAHNYQRRELVDAADFVGDSYELSKRAAESSAEYVVFAGVTFMAESADIITDDDQTVLLPSMEASCPMAGMAEALQVDAAWAELTEAAGDRDIVPVTYMNSYADLKAFCAEQGGLVCTSSNAHRAFEWAFERGDAVLFLPDKHLGENTAHRLGLEDSTVEWDPWDAEGRAATHVADADVILWDGYCQVHERFRVEHVEQARRDHDANVIVHPECRREVVEAADRAGSTSEICDTVAEADPGETWAIGTEIHLVKHLQRWHPEVDVVPLCGDACMDCNAMRQIDPNYLTWILEELAAGRPQNAVEVAPREKELAAVAMERMLEL, from the coding sequence GTGCCAAAGTTAGAGACAGTCGACCTCGACACAGACCTGAGCCTCTTCAAGTACGGCAATCTCGCGCAGCTGCCGGAGGCGTACCGCGATCTGACCGAAACGGAGCGAACGGAGCGTCTCGCGGCCGCGCGTGACGAACTCGGCGAGGACGTCGTCGTCCTCGCACACAACTACCAGCGTCGCGAACTCGTTGACGCCGCCGACTTCGTCGGTGACTCCTACGAACTATCGAAACGTGCCGCCGAATCGAGCGCGGAGTACGTCGTCTTCGCCGGGGTGACGTTCATGGCCGAGAGTGCCGACATCATCACCGACGACGACCAGACCGTCCTCCTGCCGTCGATGGAGGCCTCCTGCCCGATGGCCGGGATGGCCGAGGCCCTCCAGGTCGACGCGGCGTGGGCGGAACTCACGGAGGCCGCGGGCGACCGTGACATCGTCCCCGTGACGTACATGAACTCCTACGCCGACCTGAAGGCCTTCTGCGCCGAGCAGGGCGGGTTGGTCTGCACCTCCTCGAACGCCCACCGCGCCTTCGAGTGGGCCTTCGAACGCGGGGACGCGGTGCTCTTTCTCCCCGACAAACATCTCGGAGAGAACACCGCCCACCGACTCGGACTCGAAGACAGCACGGTCGAGTGGGACCCGTGGGACGCCGAGGGCCGCGCCGCAACCCACGTCGCCGACGCCGACGTGATCCTCTGGGACGGCTACTGCCAGGTCCACGAACGGTTCCGCGTCGAGCACGTCGAGCAGGCGCGACGCGACCACGACGCGAACGTCATCGTCCACCCCGAGTGCCGTCGCGAAGTCGTCGAGGCGGCCGACCGCGCTGGCTCGACGAGCGAGATCTGCGACACTGTCGCCGAGGCCGACCCCGGCGAGACGTGGGCGATTGGGACCGAAATCCATCTCGTGAAACATCTCCAGCGGTGGCATCCCGAGGTCGACGTCGTCCCGCTGTGTGGCGACGCCTGCATGGACTGCAACGCGATGCGGCAGATCGACCCGAACTACCTCACGTGGATTCTGGAGGAACTGGCCGCAGGCCGTCCGCAGAACGCCGTCGAGGTCGCACCGCGCGAGAAAGAACTCGCCGCCGTGGCGATGGAACGGATGTTGGAGCTATGA
- the nadC gene encoding carboxylating nicotinate-nucleotide diphosphorylase yields the protein MRVPDSTVERWLEEDLGHHDVTNHVPGETAGRLVAKESGVAAGLDEAVAVFDYFDLDAEPTVDVGEAVEPGDVVLTVSGRARDVLRGERVAVNVAGHASGIATATRRAVDAAREGSDSVRVAATRKTTPGLRGVEKRAVVAGGGDTHRLDLSGLVMVKDNHVAEMGLEEAIDHFAARKSFVTKLEVEVENPEDGARAAAAGADIVLFDNMAPAEVARGVDALPEETLAEASGGITVADVPAYAETGVDVISMGSLTHSAPSLDYSFRTGGGE from the coding sequence GTGCGCGTCCCTGACTCGACGGTCGAGCGGTGGCTGGAGGAGGACCTCGGCCACCACGACGTGACGAACCACGTCCCCGGCGAGACCGCGGGCCGACTGGTCGCGAAAGAGTCGGGCGTCGCAGCCGGACTCGACGAGGCGGTCGCCGTCTTCGACTACTTCGACCTCGACGCGGAGCCGACGGTCGACGTCGGTGAGGCGGTCGAACCGGGCGACGTCGTCCTGACCGTCTCGGGCCGCGCTCGCGACGTGCTCCGCGGCGAGCGGGTCGCGGTCAACGTCGCTGGCCACGCCTCGGGTATCGCGACGGCGACGCGCCGCGCCGTCGACGCCGCCCGCGAGGGCAGCGACTCGGTTCGGGTGGCGGCGACGCGCAAGACCACCCCCGGCCTGCGCGGCGTCGAGAAACGCGCCGTCGTCGCTGGCGGCGGCGACACCCACCGGCTGGACCTCTCGGGGCTGGTGATGGTCAAGGACAACCACGTCGCCGAGATGGGGCTCGAAGAAGCGATTGACCACTTCGCGGCGCGCAAGTCGTTCGTCACGAAGCTGGAAGTCGAAGTCGAGAACCCGGAGGACGGCGCGCGGGCCGCCGCGGCCGGGGCGGACATCGTCCTCTTCGACAATATGGCTCCTGCCGAGGTCGCCCGCGGGGTCGACGCGTTGCCCGAGGAGACGCTCGCGGAGGCCAGCGGCGGCATCACCGTCGCCGACGTGCCAGCCTACGCCGAGACGGGCGTCGACGTGATCTCGATGGGGTCGCTCACCCACAGCGCGCCCAGTCTGGACTACTCGTTTCGGACTGGCGGTGGAGAGTAG
- a CDS encoding GTPBP1 family GTP-binding protein, whose product MSADRAVLNEALERGEEEGGSIEFKERLSRDLHLADGRMESLAAQLRHRVLSGDGEAMYVVGVTDDGGIAGISPAAFSETMDVLSLLAEEAGAHIENVETWGVNGDGTGTEGAEGDRGIVGIATIREGAYLESDDNHIIVGTAGHVDHGKSTLVGSLVTGQADDGNGGTRGFLDVQPHEVERGLSADLSYAVYGFDDDGPVHMDNPHRRTDRARVVETADRLVSFVDTVGHEPWLRTTIRGLVGQKLDYGMLVVAADDGPTRTTREHLGILLATELPTVVALTKVDAVSEERVLEVEREVERLLRDVGKTPLLVERHGVEAAVDEISSSVVPVVRTSAVTMQGLDTLDQLFERLPKTSAEGGHFRLYIDRTYSVTGVGAVASGTVTSGSVEAGDTLLLGPMSNGEFREVEVRSIEMHYHRVDRAAAGRIVGIALKGVKEAEIDRGMVLVEPDAEPASVRSFEADVMVLNHPTRIGDGYEPVIHLETVSEAAVFYPEGGQLLPGDTGHARVEFKFRPYHVQEGQRFVFREGQSKGVGTVTKVYRD is encoded by the coding sequence ATGAGCGCGGACCGGGCCGTTCTGAACGAGGCCCTCGAGCGCGGCGAAGAAGAGGGTGGCTCCATCGAATTCAAAGAGCGACTCTCGCGTGACCTCCACCTTGCCGACGGCAGAATGGAGAGCCTCGCCGCCCAACTGCGACACCGTGTACTGTCCGGCGACGGCGAAGCCATGTACGTGGTCGGCGTCACCGACGACGGCGGCATCGCCGGAATCTCCCCCGCTGCCTTCTCCGAGACGATGGACGTCCTCTCGCTCTTGGCCGAAGAAGCGGGTGCCCACATCGAGAACGTCGAGACGTGGGGCGTCAACGGCGACGGGACGGGGACCGAGGGAGCCGAGGGCGACCGTGGTATCGTCGGTATCGCCACCATCCGAGAGGGTGCCTACCTCGAATCCGACGACAACCACATCATCGTCGGCACCGCCGGCCACGTCGACCACGGCAAGAGCACGCTCGTCGGCTCGCTCGTCACGGGGCAGGCCGACGACGGCAACGGCGGGACGCGCGGCTTCCTCGACGTCCAGCCCCACGAGGTCGAACGCGGCCTCTCGGCGGACCTCTCCTACGCCGTCTACGGCTTCGACGACGACGGCCCGGTCCACATGGACAACCCCCACCGCCGGACCGACCGGGCGCGAGTCGTCGAGACCGCAGACCGGCTCGTCTCCTTCGTCGACACCGTCGGCCACGAGCCGTGGCTCCGCACGACCATCCGGGGACTGGTCGGCCAGAAACTCGACTACGGAATGCTCGTCGTCGCCGCCGACGACGGCCCGACGCGGACGACCCGCGAACATCTCGGTATCCTGCTCGCGACGGAACTCCCCACCGTGGTCGCGCTGACGAAGGTCGACGCCGTCAGCGAGGAGCGCGTCCTCGAGGTCGAACGCGAGGTCGAACGGCTCCTGCGTGACGTCGGTAAGACGCCGCTGCTCGTCGAACGCCACGGCGTCGAGGCCGCCGTCGACGAGATCAGCTCCTCGGTGGTCCCCGTCGTCCGCACGAGTGCCGTGACGATGCAGGGGCTGGACACGCTCGACCAGCTGTTCGAGCGACTCCCGAAGACGAGTGCCGAAGGCGGCCATTTCCGACTGTACATCGACCGGACCTACTCGGTCACGGGCGTCGGCGCGGTCGCGTCGGGAACCGTCACCTCGGGGTCCGTCGAGGCGGGCGACACGCTCCTCCTCGGGCCGATGTCGAACGGCGAGTTCCGCGAGGTGGAGGTCCGCTCCATCGAAATGCACTACCACCGCGTCGACCGCGCCGCAGCGGGCCGAATCGTCGGCATCGCGCTCAAGGGCGTGAAGGAGGCCGAAATCGACCGCGGGATGGTGCTCGTCGAACCCGACGCCGAACCAGCGTCGGTCCGGTCGTTCGAGGCCGACGTGATGGTGCTCAACCATCCCACACGCATCGGCGACGGCTACGAACCCGTCATCCATCTCGAGACCGTGAGCGAGGCCGCCGTCTTCTACCCGGAGGGAGGCCAGCTGCTCCCGGGCGACACCGGCCACGCCCGCGTCGAGTTCAAGTTCCGGCCGTACCACGTTCAGGAGGGCCAGCGGTTCGTCTTCCGCGAGGGCCAGAGCAAGGGCGTCGGGACTGTGACGAAGGTCTACCGCGACTGA
- the mch gene encoding methenyltetrahydromethanopterin cyclohydrolase, with amino-acid sequence MDSINRMAIELVDEALDFADELNIAAYELDSEATVLDFGVEADGGMEAGLLLAEIQTAGLATVQTRMDEVAGAPLPHVELSTDHPGIALLGSQKAGWELEFEGFDGLGSGPARALVGQETEFERLGYYDEFDLTVLAIESVQLPDDEVAQHVADLAEVNPSAVFLPTYPAGSMVGSVTIAARAAELAAFRLMELGYDPLDIISASGTAPVAPVSYDEGVAMGRTNDALAYGGQVYLHVREDFDRFDEVVSTAADEYGTSFYDIFEAADWDFYDVPETVFAPAQVTIDVANGPTYVHGETDEDLLADSFGL; translated from the coding sequence ATGGACAGCATCAACCGGATGGCTATCGAACTCGTCGACGAGGCCCTGGACTTCGCCGACGAGCTCAACATCGCGGCCTACGAGCTCGACTCGGAGGCGACGGTCCTCGACTTCGGCGTCGAGGCCGACGGCGGCATGGAGGCCGGGCTTCTCCTCGCAGAGATCCAGACCGCCGGCCTTGCCACCGTCCAAACTCGGATGGACGAGGTCGCCGGTGCACCCCTCCCGCACGTCGAACTGTCGACCGACCACCCCGGAATCGCCCTCCTCGGGTCGCAGAAGGCGGGCTGGGAGCTGGAGTTCGAGGGCTTCGACGGGCTCGGCTCCGGTCCTGCCCGCGCGCTCGTCGGCCAGGAGACGGAGTTCGAGCGACTCGGCTACTACGACGAGTTCGACCTGACCGTCCTCGCCATCGAGAGCGTCCAGTTGCCGGACGACGAGGTGGCCCAACACGTCGCGGACCTCGCGGAGGTCAACCCCTCCGCCGTCTTCCTGCCGACCTACCCCGCGGGCAGCATGGTCGGCAGCGTCACTATCGCCGCTCGGGCCGCAGAACTCGCGGCCTTCCGGCTGATGGAACTCGGCTACGACCCGCTCGACATCATCTCGGCGTCCGGTACCGCGCCGGTCGCGCCCGTCAGCTACGACGAGGGCGTCGCCATGGGCCGGACGAACGACGCGCTGGCCTACGGCGGGCAGGTCTACCTGCACGTCCGCGAGGACTTCGACCGCTTCGACGAGGTCGTCTCGACGGCCGCCGACGAGTACGGGACGTCGTTCTACGACATCTTCGAGGCCGCCGACTGGGACTTCTACGACGTGCCGGAGACGGTCTTCGCGCCCGCACAGGTCACCATCGACGTCGCCAACGGGCCGACCTACGTCCACGGCGAGACCGACGAGGACCTCCTGGCCGACTCGTTCGGTCTCTGA